A window of Marinobacter salarius contains these coding sequences:
- the leuS gene encoding leucine--tRNA ligase, with amino-acid sequence MDQQYNPRDVEQQARTYWEENNTFTVKEEPGKPKYYCLSMFPYPSGKLHMGHVRNYTIGDVISRYQRMQGKNVMQPMGWDAFGLPAENAAIANKTAPAKWTHANIAYMKNQLKQLGFGYDWNRELATCKPDYYRWEQWFFARLYEKGLVYKKMSTVNWDPIDQTVLANEQVVDGRGWRSGALVEQKKIPQWFIRITDYAEELLNDLDELEDWPEQVKTMQRNWIGKSVGTELTFPLKGREDALDVYTTRPDTLMGVTYMAVAAEHPIAKAASERYREVAEFVEQCRNSKVAEADMATMEKKGIDTGYKAIHPLTQEEIPVYVANFVLMEYGTGALMAVPGHDDRDHEFALKYRLPIKQVIAATDSREIDVQERAFTEKGVLVSSGKYNGMTSEEAFNDIANYLEENGIGKRTVNYRLRDWGVSRQRYWGAPIPMMTLEDGTERPVPDDQLPITLPEDVEMDGVQSPIKADPEWAKTSFEGQPATLETDTFDTFMESSWYYARFCSPNYDKGMLDPAAANYWLPVDQYIGGIEHAILHLLYARFFHKLLRDVGLVNSSEPFNRLLCQGMVLAETYYREDANGGKIWISPADVVTEKDDKGQVVRAVHKDDGQPVVAGGVTKMSKSKNNGIDPQAIIDEHGADTVRLFMMFAAPPEQSLEWSDSGVEGAHRFLKRLWRMVSEHTESGTAPALDAANLGEGQRNLRRKTHETIAKVSDDVSRRLTFNTSIAAVMELLNDVSKLTGDEPQSLAIRQEALETAVLVLSPIVPHICHQLWHALGHDEPVVDAPWPEADNDAMVRSEIQVVLQVNGKVRAKADVPANIEKSALEALALENENVVRFTEGKTVRKVIVVPGKLVNVVAN; translated from the coding sequence ATGGACCAGCAATACAATCCGCGCGATGTTGAACAACAAGCCCGTACCTATTGGGAAGAAAACAACACGTTTACGGTAAAGGAAGAACCGGGCAAACCCAAATACTACTGCCTGTCCATGTTCCCCTACCCCAGCGGCAAACTGCACATGGGGCACGTGCGCAACTACACCATCGGCGACGTCATTTCCCGCTACCAGCGCATGCAGGGCAAGAACGTCATGCAGCCCATGGGCTGGGACGCATTCGGTCTGCCCGCTGAAAACGCCGCCATTGCCAATAAGACTGCGCCGGCGAAGTGGACCCACGCCAATATTGCCTACATGAAAAACCAGCTCAAGCAATTGGGCTTCGGTTACGACTGGAACCGCGAGCTGGCCACCTGCAAACCGGACTACTACCGCTGGGAACAATGGTTCTTCGCCCGCCTTTACGAAAAAGGCCTGGTGTATAAGAAGATGTCCACCGTCAACTGGGACCCCATCGACCAGACGGTGCTGGCCAATGAACAGGTGGTTGATGGCCGCGGCTGGCGCTCCGGCGCGTTGGTCGAACAGAAAAAGATTCCCCAGTGGTTTATCCGCATTACCGACTACGCCGAAGAATTGCTGAATGACCTGGACGAGCTGGAGGACTGGCCTGAGCAGGTCAAGACCATGCAGCGTAACTGGATCGGCAAATCCGTGGGTACCGAGCTGACCTTCCCCCTCAAAGGCCGCGAGGACGCATTGGACGTCTACACCACCCGCCCGGACACACTCATGGGCGTGACTTACATGGCCGTGGCCGCCGAGCACCCCATTGCCAAGGCCGCTTCCGAGCGCTATCGCGAGGTTGCTGAATTTGTCGAGCAATGCCGTAACAGCAAGGTTGCCGAAGCCGATATGGCAACCATGGAAAAGAAAGGCATTGATACCGGTTACAAGGCCATTCATCCGCTGACGCAGGAAGAGATTCCCGTTTACGTCGCCAACTTCGTGCTCATGGAGTATGGCACTGGCGCATTGATGGCGGTGCCCGGCCATGATGACCGTGACCACGAGTTCGCGCTCAAGTATCGCCTGCCCATCAAGCAGGTTATCGCCGCCACGGACAGCCGCGAAATCGACGTTCAGGAGCGTGCCTTCACCGAAAAAGGCGTACTGGTGTCGTCCGGCAAGTACAACGGCATGACCAGCGAAGAAGCCTTCAATGACATCGCCAACTACCTAGAAGAGAACGGCATCGGCAAGCGCACGGTCAATTACCGCCTGCGTGACTGGGGCGTGTCACGCCAGCGCTATTGGGGCGCACCGATTCCGATGATGACGCTGGAAGACGGTACCGAGCGACCGGTGCCAGACGACCAGTTGCCAATCACACTGCCCGAGGACGTAGAGATGGACGGCGTCCAATCTCCCATCAAGGCCGATCCGGAATGGGCAAAGACCAGCTTTGAAGGCCAGCCGGCCACGCTGGAAACAGACACCTTTGACACATTTATGGAGTCGTCCTGGTACTACGCCCGCTTCTGCAGCCCCAACTACGACAAGGGCATGCTGGACCCCGCCGCCGCCAACTACTGGCTGCCGGTGGATCAATATATCGGCGGCATCGAGCACGCCATTCTGCACCTGTTGTACGCCCGCTTCTTCCACAAACTGCTGCGGGACGTGGGACTGGTCAACAGCTCCGAGCCGTTTAACCGCCTGCTGTGCCAGGGCATGGTGCTTGCCGAAACCTATTACCGTGAAGACGCCAACGGTGGCAAGATCTGGATCTCGCCAGCGGATGTCGTCACCGAGAAGGACGATAAGGGCCAGGTGGTGCGTGCCGTTCACAAAGACGACGGACAACCGGTGGTGGCCGGTGGTGTGACCAAAATGTCCAAGTCCAAGAACAACGGAATTGATCCCCAGGCCATTATTGATGAACACGGCGCCGATACCGTGCGTCTGTTCATGATGTTTGCAGCGCCTCCGGAGCAGTCCCTGGAATGGTCCGACAGCGGCGTTGAGGGTGCCCATCGTTTTCTTAAACGCCTGTGGCGCATGGTGAGCGAACACACTGAAAGCGGAACGGCCCCTGCCCTGGACGCTGCCAACCTCGGTGAAGGCCAGCGCAATCTTCGGCGCAAGACCCATGAGACCATCGCCAAAGTGAGCGACGATGTCAGCAGACGGTTGACGTTCAACACCTCCATCGCAGCTGTGATGGAACTGCTCAACGATGTCAGCAAACTGACTGGCGATGAGCCCCAGAGTCTGGCGATTCGACAGGAAGCGCTGGAGACCGCGGTACTCGTCCTGTCTCCAATCGTTCCTCACATCTGTCACCAGTTGTGGCACGCACTGGGGCACGACGAGCCTGTGGTCGACGCGCCCTGGCCCGAGGCTGACAACGACGCCATGGTTCGCAGCGAGATTCAGGTCGTCCTGCAGGTGAACGGTAAGGTCCGGGCCAAGGCTGACGTTCCGGCGAACATTGAAAAGAGCGCACTGGAGGCTCTGGCACTCGAAAATGAGAACGTTGTCCGTTTCACTGAGGGTAAAACCGTGCGAAAGGTCATCGTTGTGCCCGGCAAACTCGTGAACGTGGTAGCGAACTGA
- a CDS encoding zinc ribbon-containing protein has protein sequence MTEPERNHLSGRALEAYDRMLERVQARLSDMENTTRDTLKEEIERAVEFEYELAEMTREEADLLGAYLQRDLEHLLHFVEETGEGLKEWLQLDISLLEHQLADMLFSVADKTRLDTLELNQKLENQEPSQYISGEVATAGMFKCLNCSHMRCLTATSHLEPCDACGSHYYERVTSRWPRKSE, from the coding sequence ATGACCGAACCAGAACGCAATCATCTCTCAGGCAGGGCTCTCGAGGCCTACGACCGCATGCTGGAGCGGGTCCAGGCCCGGCTCAGTGATATGGAGAATACCACTCGCGATACCTTGAAAGAGGAAATCGAGCGGGCGGTGGAGTTTGAGTATGAACTGGCAGAGATGACCCGCGAAGAAGCGGACCTGCTTGGCGCGTATCTGCAGCGGGACCTCGAACACCTGCTGCATTTCGTGGAAGAAACCGGCGAAGGTCTGAAGGAATGGTTGCAACTGGATATCTCACTGCTGGAGCACCAGTTGGCGGATATGCTGTTCTCGGTAGCGGATAAAACCCGACTGGATACGCTAGAGCTGAACCAGAAATTGGAAAACCAAGAGCCCAGCCAGTATATCAGCGGCGAAGTGGCCACGGCCGGCATGTTCAAATGCCTGAACTGCAGCCACATGCGCTGCCTGACTGCCACCAGCCATCTGGAACCCTGTGACGCCTGCGGCTCCCACTACTACGAACGCGTCACCAGCCGCTGGCCACGGAAGTCAGAATAG
- the lnt gene encoding apolipoprotein N-acyltransferase, which produces MTSNTSAGTSVLTSALSEHAWLRAATLLVAGALQTLTFSPFNWWWLGPLSVALILFCCLPLAPQKLFRAGWLVGLGLFGTGASWVYISISEHGNTSVPLAVILTVIFVAGLALFHGLAFWAWGKLAKNNAVRRLILFPAAWILCDWVRGWLLTGFPWLYLGTAHVDGPLGGFAPLTGVHGLTFWVAVTGCAIPGCWWLVRKARHASTALVAGVALLPWVTGPAFSQAQWTTLQTEPTTFVAMQGNIPQQIKWDPDFLRDQIVAYLELTEDHWDTDLILWPETAIPIPQDQAGKIIDHISEELGESSTLITGIPWYGFSDRIEDFTYHNSIMAIGSGGGIYHKQKLVPFGEYVPLQQWLRGLIGFFDLPMSSFSRGPANQSPLEANGIRIMPFICYEVAYPDFVATNARNSDMLLTISNDGWFGDSIGPLQHLQIARMRALETGRYMLRGTNNGVTAIIDEKGQITETIPQFERAVMTGEVYAAEGNTPYMQSGSWPVLTLAAILIVFVRERVIPRN; this is translated from the coding sequence ATGACCAGTAATACATCAGCCGGAACCTCCGTACTGACATCCGCCCTTTCCGAGCACGCCTGGCTGCGAGCGGCCACACTGCTCGTTGCCGGTGCCTTGCAAACACTCACCTTTTCACCCTTTAACTGGTGGTGGCTGGGGCCGTTGTCGGTCGCACTGATACTGTTTTGCTGCCTGCCGCTCGCCCCGCAAAAACTGTTTCGGGCGGGCTGGCTGGTCGGATTGGGGCTGTTCGGTACCGGCGCAAGCTGGGTCTATATCAGCATCAGTGAACACGGCAATACGTCCGTTCCGCTGGCGGTCATCCTGACCGTTATTTTTGTGGCGGGGCTAGCCCTTTTCCATGGTCTGGCGTTCTGGGCCTGGGGAAAACTTGCCAAAAACAACGCGGTCAGGCGGCTGATCCTGTTTCCGGCGGCGTGGATACTCTGTGACTGGGTCCGGGGCTGGCTACTGACAGGGTTTCCCTGGCTGTACCTGGGCACCGCCCACGTTGATGGGCCTCTGGGCGGCTTCGCCCCCTTAACGGGCGTTCACGGGCTTACGTTCTGGGTGGCCGTGACCGGCTGCGCAATTCCAGGCTGTTGGTGGCTGGTCCGGAAAGCCCGCCATGCCAGCACGGCGCTCGTCGCCGGCGTGGCGCTGCTGCCCTGGGTAACCGGCCCGGCTTTTTCTCAGGCACAATGGACGACCCTGCAGACAGAACCAACGACGTTTGTCGCGATGCAGGGCAACATTCCCCAGCAAATCAAGTGGGACCCGGACTTCCTCCGGGACCAGATCGTCGCTTACCTGGAGCTGACTGAAGACCACTGGGATACCGACCTGATTCTGTGGCCGGAAACCGCTATTCCAATTCCCCAGGACCAGGCTGGCAAAATCATTGACCACATCAGTGAAGAGCTGGGAGAGAGCAGCACACTGATTACTGGCATCCCCTGGTACGGCTTCAGTGACCGCATTGAAGACTTTACATACCACAACAGCATCATGGCCATCGGTAGCGGCGGCGGCATCTACCATAAGCAGAAGCTGGTGCCTTTCGGTGAGTATGTGCCGCTCCAGCAGTGGCTTCGCGGTCTGATCGGCTTTTTTGACCTGCCCATGTCCAGCTTCAGTCGCGGCCCTGCCAATCAGTCGCCGCTTGAGGCCAATGGCATCAGGATCATGCCGTTTATCTGCTACGAAGTGGCCTACCCGGACTTCGTCGCCACCAATGCCCGCAACAGTGACATGCTGCTGACCATCAGCAACGATGGCTGGTTTGGCGATTCCATTGGCCCGCTGCAACACCTACAAATCGCCCGCATGCGGGCACTGGAAACCGGTCGTTATATGCTGAGGGGCACGAATAATGGTGTAACGGCCATTATTGACGAGAAGGGCCAGATCACTGAAACCATCCCGCAATTTGAACGTGCGGTAATGACAGGCGAGGTCTATGCGGCCGAAGGCAATACGCCCTACATGCAATCCGGTTCCTGGCCGGTGTTGACGCTGGCGGCGATTCTTATTGTGTTTGTTCGGGAGCGGGTTATTCCCCGGAACTGA
- a CDS encoding HlyC/CorC family transporter, whose translation MNDDQSSRSQGSNKSWLERISQAFSSGPESVEDVLEILRDAESQEIIDTDAMSIIEGAMQVIDMRVDEIMIPRSQMVTVKASQDPKEFLGEIISSAHSRFPVIGDSQDDVIGVLLAKDLLPLALNSDLNWTRIREILRPPTFVPESKRLNQLLKEFKETRNHMAIVVDEYGGTAGLITIEDVLEQIVGEIEDEHDFDEETHIKARGDGTYAVKAVTPVDDFNEFFETELDEEEFDTIGGVVLKEFGHLPRRGESVEFGGLQFTIANADNRVIRLLQVTRGDDQ comes from the coding sequence ATGAACGACGATCAGTCGAGTCGCAGTCAGGGCAGCAACAAGTCCTGGCTGGAGCGTATATCACAGGCCTTCTCCAGCGGGCCTGAGTCCGTCGAGGACGTGCTGGAAATCCTGCGGGACGCCGAGTCCCAGGAAATCATCGATACCGATGCCATGAGCATCATCGAAGGTGCCATGCAGGTGATCGACATGCGGGTGGATGAAATCATGATTCCCCGCTCCCAAATGGTCACCGTCAAGGCATCCCAGGATCCGAAAGAGTTCCTGGGCGAAATCATTTCATCTGCCCACAGCCGCTTCCCGGTCATTGGCGACAGCCAGGACGATGTCATTGGCGTACTGCTCGCCAAGGACCTGCTCCCTCTGGCCCTGAATAGCGACCTCAACTGGACCCGTATCCGCGAGATTCTTCGCCCTCCCACGTTCGTACCGGAGAGCAAGCGCCTGAACCAGCTGTTAAAAGAGTTCAAGGAAACCCGCAACCACATGGCCATTGTGGTTGACGAATACGGCGGTACTGCCGGCCTGATCACCATTGAGGATGTGCTGGAACAGATCGTGGGCGAAATCGAAGACGAACATGACTTCGACGAGGAAACCCACATCAAGGCCCGCGGCGATGGCACTTACGCCGTGAAAGCAGTCACCCCCGTCGACGACTTTAACGAATTCTTCGAAACCGAGCTGGACGAAGAAGAGTTCGACACCATTGGCGGTGTTGTGCTCAAGGAATTCGGTCACCTGCCCAGACGGGGCGAGTCGGTGGAGTTTGGCGGGCTGCAGTTCACCATCGCCAACGCCGATAACCGTGTCATCCGTCTGCTGCAGGTAACGCGTGGTGATGACCAGTAA
- the ybeY gene encoding rRNA maturation RNase YbeY, translating into MSELTVDLQRAIEAPGVPEDFEFERWAQAAWLDEHSSEVTIRIVASDESADLNSQYRGKSGPTNVLSFPFEAPAGITVPLAGDLIICAPVVEKEAAEQHKTLTEHWAHMVVHGMLHLQGYDHIEDNDAEVMEALEIRLLAQLGFSNPYETEETEKDS; encoded by the coding sequence GTGAGTGAACTGACAGTGGATTTGCAGCGGGCCATCGAAGCGCCCGGGGTGCCAGAAGACTTTGAATTTGAACGCTGGGCCCAGGCGGCATGGTTGGATGAACATTCATCCGAGGTGACAATCCGTATCGTTGCCAGTGATGAGAGCGCCGATCTGAACAGCCAGTATCGCGGGAAATCAGGGCCAACCAATGTACTGTCCTTCCCATTTGAGGCGCCAGCCGGTATAACGGTTCCGTTGGCCGGTGATCTGATCATTTGTGCCCCGGTTGTTGAAAAAGAAGCAGCCGAGCAGCATAAAACACTGACGGAACACTGGGCCCATATGGTGGTGCACGGTATGCTGCACCTTCAGGGCTACGACCATATTGAAGACAATGATGCCGAGGTCATGGAAGCCCTCGAGATCCGGCTGCTTGCGCAGCTCGGGTTCAGCAATCCTTACGAGACAGAGGAAACGGAAAAAGACTCATGA
- a CDS encoding PhoH family protein produces MNANDHRQFDLHPVDQRRLTTLCGQFDEHLKHIERRMNVKIGRRGHHFRVEGETEHVAAATEVVRHLYRETEANDDISPDMVHLFIRETGFERLPDDVPYKGAVTVIKTPKLQAKPRGENQQKYVHNIRTHDVNFGIGPAGTGKTWLAVACAVEALKDEQVKRILLVRPAVEAGEKLGFLPGDLAQKVDPYLRPLYDALYEMLGFDHVTRLIEKSVIEIAPLAFMRGRTLNNSFIILDESQNTTREQMKMFLTRIGFGSTAVITGDTTQVDLPRGQNSGLIHAAGVLSKVSGIGFTRFEARDVVRHPLVQRIVEAYDSFDDGSATGR; encoded by the coding sequence TTGAACGCCAACGATCACAGACAATTCGACCTGCACCCGGTAGACCAGCGCCGGCTGACCACCCTCTGCGGACAGTTTGATGAGCACCTGAAGCACATTGAGCGGCGCATGAACGTCAAAATTGGCCGTCGTGGTCATCATTTCCGGGTGGAAGGTGAAACTGAACACGTGGCAGCCGCTACGGAAGTTGTCCGGCACCTGTATCGGGAAACCGAAGCCAACGATGATATCTCGCCGGACATGGTTCATTTGTTTATCCGCGAGACCGGATTCGAACGGCTGCCGGATGACGTCCCATACAAGGGCGCCGTCACCGTCATCAAAACCCCGAAACTGCAGGCCAAGCCCAGAGGCGAGAACCAGCAGAAATACGTGCACAACATCCGTACCCACGATGTGAACTTTGGCATCGGCCCCGCTGGTACCGGCAAAACCTGGCTGGCGGTGGCGTGCGCCGTTGAGGCACTGAAAGACGAACAGGTGAAGCGCATCCTGCTGGTCCGGCCGGCCGTGGAAGCCGGCGAAAAACTCGGCTTCCTGCCAGGTGATCTGGCCCAGAAAGTGGACCCTTACCTTCGCCCACTCTATGACGCCCTCTACGAAATGCTGGGCTTTGATCATGTGACGCGGCTGATCGAAAAAAGCGTCATTGAGATTGCGCCACTGGCCTTCATGCGCGGCCGCACGCTCAATAATTCGTTCATCATCCTGGATGAAAGCCAGAATACCACCCGCGAGCAGATGAAGATGTTCCTCACGCGGATCGGGTTTGGTTCCACCGCCGTGATCACCGGTGACACCACCCAGGTGGATCTTCCCCGCGGGCAGAATTCCGGTCTGATTCACGCGGCCGGTGTGCTGAGCAAGGTATCCGGTATTGGCTTCACACGGTTCGAGGCCCGGGATGTGGTGCGTCACCCATTGGTGCAGCGGATTGTCGAGGCTTATGATTCCTTTGACGACGGGAGCGCCACAGGCCGGTGA
- the miaB gene encoding tRNA (N6-isopentenyl adenosine(37)-C2)-methylthiotransferase MiaB: protein MAKKLYIKTHGCQMNEYDSSRMADLLRTGETVEMTDSPDDADILLLNTCSIREKAQEKVFHQLGRWKKLKNSKPDLIIGVGGCVASQEGQAIIDRAPYVDMVFGPQTLHRLPDMITEVRAKGNGVGVVDVSFPEIEKFDNLPDPGADGPSAFVSIMEGCSKYCTFCVVPYTRGEEVSRPVDDVIAEVAHLASQGVREVNLLGQNVNAYRGETHDGDVMDMAELVTLIATIDGIDRIRYTTSHPVEFSDSLIEAYEQVPELVSHLHLPVQSGSDRVLAAMKRGHTALEYKSKLRRLRKIRPDISFSSDFIIGFPGETEKDFEDTMKLINDIGFDMSFSFIYSARPGTPAADLPDDTPLEVKKQRLSILQDRLNQNVMDISRKMVGTTQRILVTGLSKKDPGEYAGRTENNRIVNFRHENPEVVGHFIDVEIREALPNSLRGVPVGSGMH, encoded by the coding sequence ATGGCCAAGAAGCTGTACATCAAGACCCATGGCTGCCAGATGAACGAGTACGACTCATCACGCATGGCAGACCTGCTTCGCACCGGCGAAACCGTCGAAATGACCGACTCGCCGGACGACGCCGACATCCTGTTGCTGAACACCTGCTCCATCCGCGAAAAAGCGCAGGAAAAAGTGTTCCACCAGTTGGGTCGCTGGAAGAAACTGAAAAACAGCAAACCGGACCTGATCATCGGCGTGGGCGGTTGCGTGGCCAGCCAGGAAGGCCAGGCTATCATCGACCGGGCACCCTACGTGGACATGGTCTTCGGGCCGCAAACCCTGCATCGTCTGCCGGATATGATCACCGAAGTCCGCGCCAAGGGTAATGGCGTTGGCGTGGTAGATGTCAGCTTTCCGGAAATCGAGAAGTTCGACAACTTGCCTGATCCCGGTGCCGACGGCCCGTCCGCATTTGTGTCCATCATGGAAGGCTGCAGCAAATACTGCACCTTCTGCGTGGTGCCCTACACCCGTGGCGAGGAAGTCAGTCGGCCGGTGGACGACGTGATCGCGGAAGTCGCCCACCTTGCCAGTCAGGGCGTGCGTGAGGTAAACCTGCTAGGCCAGAACGTTAATGCCTACCGCGGCGAAACCCACGATGGCGACGTGATGGACATGGCGGAGCTGGTGACCCTGATCGCCACCATCGACGGCATTGACCGTATCCGGTATACCACCTCACACCCGGTGGAGTTCTCTGACTCACTAATCGAAGCCTATGAGCAGGTACCAGAGCTGGTCAGCCACCTGCACTTGCCGGTGCAAAGTGGCTCAGATCGAGTCCTGGCAGCCATGAAGCGCGGCCATACAGCTCTGGAGTACAAGTCCAAACTTCGCCGCCTGCGCAAGATTCGCCCGGACATCAGTTTCTCCTCGGATTTCATCATTGGCTTCCCGGGGGAAACCGAGAAGGATTTCGAGGACACTATGAAGCTGATCAACGATATTGGCTTCGATATGTCATTCAGCTTCATCTACAGCGCCCGGCCAGGTACTCCGGCGGCGGACCTGCCGGATGACACGCCACTGGAAGTGAAGAAGCAGCGCTTGAGCATTCTCCAGGACCGGCTGAACCAGAATGTGATGGACATCAGTCGCAAGATGGTCGGCACGACGCAGCGCATTCTGGTGACGGGCCTGTCCAAGAAGGACCCTGGCGAGTACGCGGGCCGTACGGAGAATAACCGTATTGTAAACTTCCGGCATGAGAATCCGGAGGTGGTTGGACACTTTATTGATGTGGAGATTCGGGAGGCTCTGCCTAATTCTCTTCGCGGGGTTCCTGTGGGTTCCGGGATGCATTAA
- the trmH gene encoding tRNA (guanosine(18)-2'-O)-methyltransferase TrmH, which yields MTPERLARIKQTLDTRQPDLSVLTDQVHKPRNLSAIIRSCDAFGLASMHVVWPREGFRAFRKTTGGSYNWVTTHTHPTMDEAVSELKGQGHKLYAAQLSERAIDYREADFTVPCTVIMGNEVDGVSDSAAEQADEHIVIPMMGMVESLNVSSACAIILSEAQRQRKLAGQYDRQRLPDDEYNRLLFCWCQPVVKRYCDDRNLPYPPIDPETGELVDGVGWMQEVRKLRANRPRWTDKTESATNEPQ from the coding sequence ATGACTCCCGAACGCCTCGCCCGAATCAAACAAACCCTGGATACTCGCCAGCCCGATCTCAGCGTCCTCACCGACCAGGTCCACAAACCCCGCAATCTGTCGGCCATCATCCGCTCCTGCGATGCCTTTGGTCTTGCCAGCATGCACGTAGTCTGGCCAAGAGAAGGTTTTCGGGCCTTCCGCAAAACCACCGGCGGCAGTTACAACTGGGTCACCACCCACACACACCCGACGATGGATGAGGCGGTTTCGGAGCTGAAAGGGCAGGGCCACAAACTCTACGCCGCCCAATTGTCGGAAAGAGCGATTGATTACCGGGAAGCGGATTTCACCGTGCCCTGCACGGTGATCATGGGTAATGAAGTAGATGGTGTCAGCGACAGCGCCGCCGAACAGGCTGACGAGCACATTGTGATCCCCATGATGGGCATGGTGGAGTCCCTGAACGTGTCGTCAGCCTGTGCGATTATATTGTCCGAAGCTCAGCGGCAGCGGAAACTGGCGGGCCAGTATGACCGCCAGAGATTGCCGGATGATGAATACAACCGTCTGCTGTTCTGCTGGTGTCAGCCGGTCGTAAAACGCTACTGCGACGACCGCAATTTACCTTATCCACCCATCGACCCGGAAACCGGTGAATTAGTCGACGGCGTAGGCTGGATGCAGGAAGTCCGAAAGCTGCGAGCCAACCGTCCGAGGTGGACTGATAAAACAGAATCAGCCACCAACGAACCTCAATAA
- a CDS encoding nucleoid-associated protein: protein MAIKQLRTLFASQYQPGQPARVRPGEALAEPGGDYEALHKQMKRLFNSKPGKKYGRFSEDIGESPFSSWLKDYREDKQSFASMTDRLFGQWQELLNSAQEEFEGHLMIVHEALADAEVVYLFILENDSAMRFDAQQTLDATDILSLSRLNLAVRVELDDWLGDNPGENYLTLVHARGSGEGGDLFIKLCGFTNQVDVEKETLTFMDAVEAFAKSSEPEEAGKIRARAYEFSKEQHALGEPVAIEALSGYLDENEPQRFKEFASETAELPESGVLHPDHRKVKKLVRIAGSGGGMSVSFSSDLVNQAVYYDRDNDALTITRLPKALREQLQRYLEGREE from the coding sequence ATGGCCATCAAACAGCTCCGCACTCTCTTCGCCAGCCAGTATCAGCCCGGACAGCCGGCGCGGGTTCGTCCCGGCGAGGCGTTGGCCGAGCCGGGTGGCGACTATGAGGCGCTTCACAAGCAGATGAAACGTCTATTCAACAGCAAACCCGGCAAGAAATACGGTCGTTTTTCCGAGGACATCGGTGAAAGCCCGTTCAGCAGCTGGCTAAAGGACTACCGAGAGGACAAGCAGAGCTTTGCATCGATGACTGACCGTCTGTTTGGTCAGTGGCAGGAACTGCTTAACAGTGCCCAGGAGGAGTTTGAGGGGCACCTGATGATTGTCCACGAAGCCCTCGCGGATGCGGAGGTGGTTTATCTGTTTATCCTGGAAAACGACAGTGCCATGCGTTTTGATGCCCAGCAAACATTGGACGCGACTGACATCCTGAGCCTGTCACGGCTGAATCTGGCGGTGCGCGTGGAATTGGACGACTGGCTGGGTGACAACCCCGGCGAAAACTACCTTACACTGGTCCACGCCCGTGGTTCCGGCGAGGGGGGCGATCTGTTCATCAAGCTGTGCGGTTTCACCAATCAGGTGGACGTGGAGAAGGAAACGCTGACGTTTATGGATGCGGTAGAGGCGTTTGCCAAGTCTTCAGAGCCTGAAGAAGCGGGCAAGATTCGTGCGCGGGCCTATGAGTTCTCGAAGGAGCAGCATGCGTTGGGTGAGCCGGTGGCCATAGAGGCATTGTCGGGCTATCTGGATGAGAACGAGCCTCAGCGTTTCAAGGAGTTTGCCAGTGAGACTGCCGAGCTTCCGGAGAGCGGGGTGTTGCATCCGGATCATCGTAAGGTGAAGAAGCTTGTGCGGATTGCGGGCTCAGGTGGTGGTATGAGCGTGTCGTTCTCTTCGGACCTGGTGAATCAGGCGGTTTACTATGACCGTGACAACGACGCACTGACGATTACCCGGTTGCCCAAGGCGTTGCGAGAGCAGCTGCAGCGTTATCTTGAAGGCCGGGAGGAATAG